From Anopheles arabiensis isolate DONGOLA chromosome 3, AaraD3, whole genome shotgun sequence, a single genomic window includes:
- the LOC120900474 gene encoding polyribonucleotide nucleotidyltransferase 1, mitochondrial, with protein MLHNIAKLCRYRRKVFHILPHVRCATRRQLSTSALESPEVDVALSTGRILKISSGKYARFADGCSVVTIGDTAVMVTAVAKQKSQNASFLPLVVDYRQKSAAAGRIPTNFLRRELGPSEKEILSARLVDRSIRPLFPAEFRYDTQIVCNMLAIDSANPPDVQAINGASAALALSDIPWNGPVGAVRVGLVDNEAIINPTRKEMQLSSLDLVVTATRQNLVVMLEGRGNVVNENELRMAIKKGTKEAQLIINGIERLQKMYGKPKRALEPLPAVDEEIQNAVQTMSEMRLREIFRDYSHDKFSRDQAVSKTRTDTIDKVWSSFPAADPGVISETFNKFVKGVFREMLLEEKRRCDGRGLDDLRKISCSVNLHKPLHGSALFQRGQTQVFCTVALDSPESALRLDPIASLDSGMRSKNFFLHYEFPPYATGETGKIGPIGRREIGHGALAEKGLVPIIPNEHPFTVRLTSEVLESNGSSSMATVCAGSMALMDAGVPVQEAAAGVAIGLITKYENNDTKHLQDYCILTDLLGIEDYMGDMDMKVAGTRRGMTAIQADIKVPGIPLKVVMEALQKSMEARFKILDLMDETIGASRTVRKDCWPVTDRLVIEAHQRAKLLGPGGTNLRRLYLETGVQLTPDDETSFRIFAPSEAAMHEAKEYLENLLKAEKIPDLEFGAIYTARIVELRDTGVMVTLYPSMPPTLLHNSQLDQRKIAHPSALGLQVGAEIQVKYFGRDPVSGYMRLSRKVLQGPATAMIRNLDRPGAAGATAGATTNPTTSGVEDVKS; from the exons ATGTTACACAATATTGCAAAACTTTGCCGGTATCGAAGGAAAGTGTTTCACATCCTGCCGCACGTGCGATGCGCCACCCGGAGGCAGCTCAGTACGTCCGCCCTCGAAAGTCCCGAAGTCGATGTAGCTTTAAGCACGGG GAGAATACTAAAGATCTCATCAGGGAAGTATGCACGCTTCGCGGACGGATGTTCAGTCGTAACGATCGGCGATACGGCCGTTATGGTGACGGCGGTGGCGAAACAGAAATCACAGAATGCCTCCTTCCTGCCGCTGGTGGTCGATTATCGGCAAAAGTCGGCAGCCGCCGGTCGCATCCCGACCAACTTTCTGCGCCGTGAGCTTGGCCCCTCTGAAAAGGAAATCCTGTCCGCTCGGCTGGTGGACCGCTCGATACGGCCACTCTTTCCCGCCGAGTTTCGCTACGACACACAGATCGTGTGCAATATGCTTGCGATCGATTCGGCCAACCCGCCGGACGTGCAGGCGATCAATGGTGCGTCGGCAGCGCTGGCGCTGAGCGACATCCCCTGGAACGGTCCCGTTGGTGCCGTTCGTGTCGGTTTGGTGGACAACGAAGCGATCATTAACCCCACCCGCAAAGAGATGCAGCTCAGCTCGCTGGATCTGGTGGTAACGGCCACCCGGCAGAATCTGGTCGTCATGCTGGAAGGTCGAGGGAACGTGGTGAACGAAAACGAACTCCGAATGGCGATCAAGAAGGGCACGAAGGAGGCTCAGCTGATCATCAACGGCATCGAGCGGCTGCAAAAGATGTACGGCAAGCCCAAGCGAGCACTGGAACCACTTCCGGCGGTGGACGAAGAGATTCAAAACGCCGTCCAAACGATGTCGGAGATGCGGTTGAGGGAAATCTTCCGTGACTATTCGCACGACAAGTTCAGCCGCGACCAGGCGGTCAGCAAAACGCGCACCGATACGATCGACAAAGTGTGGTCGAGCTTCCCGGCCGCCGACCCCGGTGTAATTTCGGAAACGTTCAACAAGTTCGTGAAGGGTGTGTTCCGTGAGATGCTGTTAGAGGAAAAGCGCCGTTGCGACGGGCGGGGGCTGGACGATTTGCGCAAAATCAGCTGCTCGGTTAACCTGCACAAACCACTGCACGGGTCGGCGCTGTTTCAGCGCGGCCAGACGCAAGTATTCTGCACCGTCGCACTCGATTCGCCCGAGAGTGCTTTGCGGCTCGATCCGATCGCTTCGCTCGACAGTGGGATGCGGTCGAAAAACTTCTTCCTGCACTACGAGTTCCCCCCGTACGCGACGGGTGAGACGGGCAAGATTGGGCCGATCGGGCGCCGCGAGATTGGGCACGGTGCGCTGGCGGAGAAGGGGCTCGTGCCGATCATCCCGAACGAGCATCCATTCACGGTGCGGCTTACTTCGGAGGTGCTGGAATCGAACGGGTCCAGCTCGATGGCGACCGTGTGTGCCGGCTCGATGGCGCTGATGGATGCGGGCGTGCCGGTACAGGAAGCGGCCGCCGGTGTAGCGATCGGGTTGATAACGAAGTATGAAAACAACGACACGAAACACCTGCAAGACTACTGCATACTGACCGATCTGCTCGGCATCGAGGACTACATGGGCGATATGGACATGAAGGTGGCAGGTACGAGGCGCGGCATGACGGCAATACAGGCGGATATAAAGGTGCCCGGCATACCGCTGAAGGTGGTGATGGAAGCGCTGCAGAAATCGATGGAAGCTCGCTTTAAAATACTCGACCTGATGGACGAAACGATCGGTGCGTCGCGCACCGTGCGGAAAGATTGTTGGCCCGTAACGGATCGGCTGGTGATCGAGGCACATCAGCGGGCGAAACTGCTCGGACCGGGTGGCACAAACCTTAGGAGGTTGTATCTCGAAACGGGCGTACAGCTTACTCCGGACGACGAAACGAGCTTCCGGATATTTGCCCCATCCGAAGCGGCCATGCACGAGGCGAAGGAGTACCTGGAGAATCTGCTGAAGGCGGAAAAGATACCGGACCTGGAGTTTGGTGCCATCTACACGGCTCGGATAGTGGAGCTGCGCGATACGGGTGTGATGGTGACGCTGTATCCTTCTATGCCACCGACACTACTCCACAACTCGCAGCTCGATCAGCGAAAG ATTGCTCATCCCTCAGCGCTTGGATTGCAGGTGGGTGCAGAAATTCAGGTGAAATACTTTGGCCGTGATCCCGTGTCCGGGTACATGCGCCTATCGCGAAAGGTACTGCAAGGTCCGGCCACTGCCATGATTCGGAATCTCGATCGGCCAGGTGCAGCAGGTGCCACAGCCGGCGCAACAACAAACCCGACGACCAGCGGGGTGGAGGATGTGAAAAGTTAA
- the LOC120900476 gene encoding NADH dehydrogenase [ubiquinone] 1 alpha subcomplex subunit 9, mitochondrial: MASLILVNGVQLAKQQTGLLGIVCLKANYSSDAPRKLKTTSLAAMKRGTGGRSSFNGIVATVFGSTGFLGRYVCNKLGKIGSQVIIPYRADHYEAMRLKLVGDLGQVLFHPYDLRDEEAIYKAVKYSNVVINLVGRDWETKNFTFKDVHVDGARRLARIAREAGVEKFVHVSSLNATPNPQPFFTKEGSKFLASKYYGELAVREEFPDAIVFRPSDIYGQEDRFLRYYAHIWRRQFRAMPLWYKGERTIKQPVYCSDLAQGIVNAIKDSDSQGQTYQAVGPRRYKLSALVDWFHQVMRKDEKWWGYYRYDLRYDPTFRMKVLLTELVSPSFPIGDVHTERVEREYVSDEVEKGVPTLEDLGVNLTYMEDQVPWELRPYRAALYYDAELDEFEKPTPPQYIQ; encoded by the exons ATGGCATCTCTGATCCTGGTCAATGGGGTGCAGCTGGCAA AACAACAAACCGGGCTGCTCGGTATCGTGTGCCTGAAGGCGAACTACAGCAGCGATGCACCACGCAAGCTGAAGACGACCAGCCTGGCGGCGATGAAGCGCGGCACGGGCGGCCGCTCGAGCTTCAACGGCATCGTCGCGACCGTGTTCGGCAGCACCGGGTTCCTCGGGCGCTACGTGTGCAACAAGCTGGGCAAAATTGGCAGTCAGGTCATCATCCCGTACCGGGCGGATCACTACGAGGCGATGCGGCTGAAGCTGGTCGGCGATCTCGGCCAGGTGCTGTTCCATCCGTACGATCTGCGCGACGAGGAAGCGATCTACAAGGCGGTGAAGTACTCGAACGTCGTCATCAATCTGGTCGGGCGCGACTGGGAGACGAAGAACTTCACGTTCAAGGATGTGCACGTGGACGGGGCCCGTCGGTTGGCCCGAATTGCGCGCGAAGCCGGCGTGGAGAAGTTTGTGCACGTGTCGAGCCTGAACGCGACGCCGAACCCGCAGCCGTTCTTCACTAAGGAGGGCAGCAAGTTCCTGGCGAGCAAGTACTACGGCGAGCTGGCGGTGCGGGAGGAGTTCCCCGATGCGATCGTGTTCCGCCCGTCGGACATCTACGGGCAGGAGGATCGGTTCCTGCGCTACTACGCGCACATCTGGCGCCGGCAGTTCCGCGCGATGCCGCTGTGGTACAAGGGCGAGCGCACGATCAAGCAGCCGGTGTACTGTTCCGATCTGGCGCAGGGTATCGTGAACGCGATCAAGGACTCGGACAGCCAGGGCCAGACGTACCAGGCGGTGGGGCCGCGCCGGTACAAGCTGTCCGCGCTGGTCGACTGGTTCCACCAGGTGATGCGCAAGGACGAGAAGTGGTGGGGATACTATCGGTACGATCTGCGCTACGATCCGACCTTCCGCATGAAGGTGCTGCTGACCGAGCTGGTGTCGCCGTCGTTCCCGATCGGCGACGTGCACACGGAGCGGGTCGAGCGGGAGTACGTGAGCGATGAGGTGGAGAAGGGCGTACCGACGCTGGAAGATTTGGGCGTTAATCTGACGTACATGGAGGATCAG GTTCCGTGGGAACTGAGACCGTACCGTGCCGCCCTGTACTACGACGCTGAGCTGGATGAGTTCGAAAAGCCAACGCCACCACAGTACATCCAGTAG
- the LOC120900475 gene encoding synembryn, protein MDAESLSCLLSGDYGRVKEALVKFNKQNSQVFNFMHFTSTGQWVVIWNKLFEYLADPAMPHRVDCLMAIKVLARDKTYLNETVSGEQLDGLLQLAGIGRPEGCDAPASEEVQVEALKCLSNMIFQSTKCQEMCLTNASTEGIIRRVKMYKEAPYGYDIKYFDMKLLFLLTAINCDIRAKVRDQLHGLVYLVETLDLFMSQAAIFKEFSDKDLDLINEVLKVLFNLTVRSTDNLVPEEEEATQFHRLVTVLHDLFFYRTLNRDKIVLLHSNIVNLLTSVPVSCYVELVSSLHSKLDSASTPGSDGPDPSTVVPFEANNVYVLHVLVEFLRKNFQKAEKKSDQYELLSPILTVLIKAVRADGVHRRYVRSIILPPLRDVRDRPEVGKELRNHLCSLLTSPCTQIADLSAELLFVLCKENVGRMIKYTGYGNAAGLFANRGLLGGRTGNGGEQYSSDSEDSDTEEYKQIQHAINPVIGCYEPPKPNPLEGMSEEQKEYEAMELVKLMDKLQRQGLIQPCKIGEDGKPHAVDHIMELQEEIPEQQRDHKRKT, encoded by the exons ATGGATGCGGAAAGCTTAAGCTGCCTGCTGAGCGGTGACTACGGGCGGGTGAAGGAAGCACTGGTGAAATTCAACAAACAG AATTCCCAGGTGTTTAACTTTATGCACTTCACCAGCACGGGCCAGTGGGTGGTGATCTGGAACAAGCTGTTCGAGTACCTGGCGGACCCGGCCATGCCCCACCGGGTAGACTGTTTGATGGCAATCAAAGTGCTGGCCCGCGACAAAACCTACCTGAACGAGACGGTTAGCGGGGAGCAGCTGGAtgggctgctgcagctggccgGCATCGGAAGGCCGGAAGGGTGTGACGCGCCGGCCAGCGAGGAGGTACAGGTGGAAGCCCTCAAATGTCTCAGCAATATGATATTCCAAAGCACCAAGTGCCAGGAAATGTGTCTCACCAATGCATCCACCGAGGGCATCATCCGGCGCGTCAAGATGTACAA gGAAGCACCGTACGGGTACGATATCAAGTATTTCGACATGAAGCTACTGTTTCTGCTGACAGCGATCAATTGTGATATTCGGGCCAAAGTACGCGATCAGCTGCACGGGCTGGTGTATCTGGTGGAAACGCTGGATCTGTTCATGAGTCAGGCGGCAATATTTAAGGAATTCAGC GACAAAGATCTTGATCTAATCAACGAGGTGCTGAAGGTGCTGTTCAACCTAACAGTACGCTCGACGGACAATCTCGTcccggaggaggaggaagcgaCGCAGTTCCATCGGCTCGTGACCGTACTGCACGATCTGTTCTTCTACCGCACGCTGAACAGGGACAAGATTGTGCTGCTACACTCCAACATCGTCAACCTGCTCACGAGCGTCCCGGTAAGCTGCTACGTCGAGCTGGTATCGTCGCTGCACTCCAAGCTCGACAGCGCTTCCACCCCCGGCAGCGATGGACCCGACCCATCCACCGTCGTCCCGTTCGAGGCCAACAACGTGTACGTCCTGCACGTGCTGGTAGAGTTTCTGCGCAAAAACTTCCAGAAGGCGGAAAAGAAATCGGACCAGTACGAGCTGCTGTCGCCCATACTGACCGTGCTGATCAAGGCGGTGCGGGCCGATGGCGTTCATCGCCGGTACGTAAGGTCGATCATTCTGCCACCGTTGCGTGATGTGCGCGACCGTCCGGAGGTGGGCAAAGAGCTGCGCAACCATCTCTGCTCCCTGCTGACCAGCCCCTGCACCCAGATCGCTGACCTGTCGGCGGAGTTGCTGTTTGTGCTGTGCAAGGAGAACGTCGGCCGGATGATAAAGTACACGGGGTACGGTAATGCGGCGGGTCTGTTTGCTAACCGGGGACTGCTGGGTGGTCGCACCGGCAACGGTGGCGAGCAGTACTCGTCGGACAGCGAGGATAGCGATACGGAGGAGTACAAACAGATACAGCACGCGATCAATCCGGTGATTGGGTGCTACGAGCCACCGAAACCGAACCCACTGGAGGGTATGTCGGAGGAGCAGAAAGAGTACGAAGCGATGGAGCTGGTGAAGCTGATGGATAAGCTGCAGCGGCAGGGGTTGATACAGCCGTGCAAGATCGGCGAGGACGGGAAGCCGCACGCCGTCGATCACATAATGGAGCTGCAGGAGGAAATACCGGAGCAGCAGCGGGATCATAAGCGAAAGACATAG
- the LOC120902487 gene encoding zinc transporter 10, which translates to MPMKEWIYRLQPVQLYIVLALSSVYFLVQLFLSHVSHSLVLLVASYHMLCNIIALTGCILTIKKSALPSAREDGALKQEARSVSQQLTAGDGKFAEVPLASQESTDDASKGSSEDAGKVEQSALEIKQNVKVKARQARESSLKNTFGWTRIDILTMLVVCIFMASFCFSTIIEALQTLSHIHHQDAMHFPAHILVLGAMGLILNGFCYLLIGGYTYHQGSFLYITASGNVILDHVITGDGVRKGDRRLSGSRKQVSPSQMREQSKRQSVRELMRDICSTVIVIICSVIVYYTTEETSKFVDPALSIVSCIILLTLSYPYMKESGMILLQTIPDTIDIEIFKKTLLDGFKDIVSVHDLHIWQLSGNQYVSTVHIIFDNPKVYLKIHSDVIEFFHEQGINQVTIQPEFKVTDEKRTLGSGTECCLIQCRTIAQCASRTCCDTLSQEAAAKQALLTEVVDLPREECKVESEGKEDIQMSSMSAVQSSSEVSTSGQVAPEPNKSMTCEESEITLDDTAQATPDDSPLDNTAQTKAEKSTVSATVQISPVKTECEQVAQVDGDKST; encoded by the exons ATGCCTATGAAGGAGTGGATCTACCGGTTGCAGCCCGTCCAGCTGTACATCGTGCTGGCCCTGTCGTCCGTCTACTTTCTGGTGCAGCTGTTCCTGAGCCACGTTTCCCACTCGCTGGTACTGCTGGTTGCGTCCTATCACATGCTTTGCAACATCATTGCGCTCACCGGTTGCATTCTAACGATAAAG AAAAGTGCCTTGCCGTCTGCACGGGAAGACGGTGCATTGAAGCAGGAGGCACGCTCCGTCTCCCAACAGCTGACGGCGGGTGATGGGAAGTTTGCGGAAGTTCCACTAGCCAGCCAAGAGTCGACCGATGACGCCAGCAAAGGTAGCTCAGAGGATGCCGGCAAGGTTGAACAGTCGGCCCTGGAGATCAAGCAGAATGTGAAGGTGAAAGCGCGACAGGCGCGCGAAAGCTCGCTGAAGAACACGTTCGGCTGGACGCGCATCGACATCCTCACGATGCTAGTGGTGTGCATTTTCATGGCGTCGTTCTGCTTTTCCACAATCATCGAGGCGCTGCAGACGCTGTCTCACATCCATCATCAGGATGCGATGCACTTCCCGGCCCACATTCTCGTGCTGGGCGCGATGGGTTTGATACTGAACGGGTTCTGCTATCTGCTGATCGGTGGATACACGTACCATCAGGGCAGCTTCCTGTACATCACGGCTAGCGGAAATGTGATCCTAGATCACGTCATCACCGGGGACGGTGTGCGAAAGGGTGATCGACGGCTTTCTGGATCACGCAAACAGGTGTCTCCTTCGCAGATGCGCGAACAATCGAAGCGACAGAGTGTTCGGGAGCTGATGAGGGATATTTGCA GTACTGTGATCGTCATTATCTGCTCGGTGATCGTGTACTATACTACTGAGGAAACATCCAAGTTTGTGGATCCAGCTCTTTCGATAGTGTCCTGCATCATTTTGCTCACCCTAAGCTACCCTTACA TGAAAGAATCGGGCATGATTCTGCTGCAAACCATCCCCGATACGATCGATATAGAAATCTTCAAGAAGACGCTGCTTGATGGCTTCAAGGATATTGTCAGTGTGCATGATCTTCATATTTGGCAGCTAAGCGGAAACCAGTACGTCTCAACGGTGCACATCATCTTTGACAACCCAAAG GTGTACTTAAAGATCCACAGTGATGTGATAGAGTTCTTCCACGAGCAGGGCATCAATCAGGTTACCATTCAGCCGGAGTTTAAGGTGACGGACGAAAAGCGTACCCTAGGCAGTGGTACGGAGTGCTGCTTGATCCAGTGCCGAACGATTGCCCAGTGCGCTAGCCGTACGTGCTGTGATACGCTGTCCCAGGAGGCGGCGGCCAAGCAGGCCTTGCTGACGGAAGTTGTCGATTTGCCGCGGGAAGAGTGTAAAGTTGAGTCGGAAGGCAAGGAGGATATACAGATGAGTTCAATGTCGGCAGTGCAATCATCCAGTGAGGTTAGTACCTCCGGCCAAGTGGCTCCAGAGCCCAACAAGTCAATGACCTGTGAAGAGAGTGAAATAACGCTGGACGATACCGCTCAAGCCACTCCAGATGATAGTCCATTAGACAATACCGCTCAAACAAAAGCTGAGAAGAGCACCGTCTCAGCCACAGTACAAATAAGCCCAGTTAAGACTGAATGCGAGCAGGTGGCGCAGGTAGACGGTGATAAGAGCACATGA